The genomic interval TGAACAGCACAAGTGGGAACCGCAAACAGAAGGCACGCCATTTTGCATGGACATGTGCACGAGAGCAGCATTAATACATAAAAATCCCCTGATTAAAAAAGGCATGGACTAGACAAAGAAGAACAGAATTACCAGCATTCCTATTCTTCCATAGCTTTGACGTGTCAAGGGCTTTTTGACCAGGCGTATAGAGGGAAAGAAGATCTAGGGTCTAACCAGAATCGATATAGTCCACTGAAATGATCAGTTTAAAAACTAAATACCCCCCCACAGCCCTTTAACTTGGAACCATAAAAGCACCAAGATTTGTGCGCAACTCGAAAAAAGAAAGACCCCATTGATGGCAGAGAAGAATCTAAAGCCCTTAGTCAGCTGCTGCCCAATTTCCCAATCCAACAGTTCAAGAATTGTCCACTTTTACTCCTATCGCAACAGGCTACCACCACCAATTTCTCTCTTGTATCGATTCGTGAGGTGGTCAGCCTGAACCGTAAGCTTCGACAGAACCCCAAACAGTCCATGGAGATGATAGTGGAACTCGCTCTCCAGGTCCGGGCAGTCCTCAACATCTCCATTTATCTGCTGCTGTGGGCCTTCTTGCTTCACAGCCATTTCCAGGAAGCTGGCACTGCCGCCCATCTCTCTCCTCAGCAGGCCCCATTCCATGTCATTCTTAATGGACTTCAGCAGCAGGTAGTGCTCATACATATCCCTCTGTTTGCTGG from Misgurnus anguillicaudatus chromosome 16, ASM2758022v2, whole genome shotgun sequence carries:
- the mid1ip1l gene encoding mid1-interacting protein 1-like → MMQLSDAHCNKHSLLNVMNRFIAAANNMDETIMVPSLLRDVPLEEQESQASVSQNNNEPSFPSKQRDMYEHYLLLKSIKNDMEWGLLRREMGGSASFLEMAVKQEGPQQQINGDVEDCPDLESEFHYHLHGLFGVLSKLTVQADHLTNRYKREIGGGSLLR